Proteins from a genomic interval of Equus quagga isolate Etosha38 chromosome 13, UCLA_HA_Equagga_1.0, whole genome shotgun sequence:
- the MSTO1 gene encoding protein misato homolog 1 isoform X8, with the protein MAGGAREVLTLQLGHFAGFVGAHWWNQQDAALYRPTDAKEPPGELCPDVLYRTGRTLHGQETYTPRLILMDLKGSLSSLKQEGGLYRDKHLDAAIAWQGKLTTHKEELYPKNPYLQDFLSAEGVLNSDGIWKVKSIPNGKEGSIRVWSDFLRVHLHPRSICMIQKYNHDGEAGRLEAFGQGESILKEPRYLEELEDRLHFYVEECDYLQGFQILCDLHNGFSGVGAKATELLKDEYSGRGIITWGLLPGPYSLGEPQKDIYRLLNTAFGLVHLSAHSSLVCPLSLGGSLGLRPEPPVHFPHLRYDATLPFHCSAILATALDTVTVPYRLRSSPVPMVHLADMLNFSGKKVVTAGATIPFPLVPNQSLPDTLVQLGGVTPWTPLSACGDPSGIRCFAQSVVLRGLDKACHTRWFWLCSGSQLTPGTPLPSPLHACTTGEEVLAQYLQQQQPSVRSSSHLLRTPCKVVPPYPYLFSSSLSQQGLLLDGPPTGAAVESIPVLGALCSSSSLNKTLGDLAKELTKLNLRRWASFLDAGVEQDDLEEVLQELCSLAQCYQGGDSLMG; encoded by the exons ATGGCGGGCGGGGCCCGCGAGGTGCTCACGTTGCAGTTGGGACATTTTGCGGGTTTCGTGGGAGCGCACTGGTGGAACCAGCAG GATGCTGCGCTGTACCGACCGACGGATGCCAAGGAGCCGCCGGGGGAGCTGTGCCCCGACGTCCTGTACCGGACGGGCCGGACGCTGCACGGCCAGGAGACGTACACGCCGAGACTCATCCTCATGGATCTGAAGG GTAGTCTGAGCTCCCTGAAACAAGAAGGTGGACTCTACAGGGACAAACACCTGGATGCTGCAATAGCATG GCAGGGGAAACTCACCACACACAAAGAGGAACTCTATCCCAAGAACCCTTATCTCCAGGACTTTCTGAGTGCAGAG GGAGTGCTGAATAGTGATGGTATCTGGAAGGTCAAATCCATTCCCAATGGCAAAG AGGGCAGCATCCGAGTCTGGTCAGACTTCCTCAGAGTCCATCTTCATCCCCGGAGCATCTGTATGATTCAGAAGTACAACCATGATGG GGAGGCAGGTCGCCTGGAGGCTTTTGGCCAAGGGGAGAGCATCCTGAAGGAGCCCAGGTACCTGGAAGAGCTCGAGGACAGGCTGCACTTCTACGTGGAGGAGTGCGACTACCTGCAG GGCTTCCAGATCCTGTGTGACCTGCACAATGGCTTCTCTGGGGTAGGCGCTAAGGCCACAGAGCTGCTAAAAGACGAGTATTCAGGGCGGGGAATAATAACCTGGGGCCTTCTCCCTGGTCCCTACAGTCTCGGG GAGCCCCAGAAAGACATCTATCGTCTGTTAAACACAGCTTTCGGTCTGGTGCACCTGTCTGCTCACAGCTCTCTGGTCTGCCCCTTATCACTGGGTGGGAGCCTGGGGCTGCGACCTGAGCCACCTGTCCACTTTCCTCACCTGCGTTATGAT GCCACTCTGCCCTTCCACTGTAGTGCCATCCTGGCTACAGCCCTGGATACAGTTACTGTTCCTTACCGCCTACGGTCCTCACCAGTTCCCATGGTTCATCTGGCTGATATGCTGAACTTCTCTGGGAAAAAG GTGGTGACAGCAGGCGCAACCATCCCCTTCCCCTTGGTTCCAAACCAGTCCCTTCCTGATACCCTGGTGCAACTTGGAGGGGTCACCCCATGGACCCCACTGTCTGCATGTGGGGACCCTTCTGGAATACGCTGCTTTGCCCAATCAGTGGTGCTGAGGGGTCTAGACAAGGCATGCCACACCAG GTGGTTTTGGCTTTGTTCTGGCAGTCAGCTCACCCCAGGGACACCTCTGCCCTCCCCGCTCCACGCGTGTACCACTGGGGAAGAAGTCCTGGCCCAGTATCTACAACAGCAGCAGCCTAGCGTCAGGAG TTCTTCCCATCTGCTGCGGACTCCCTGCAAGGTGGTTCCTCCTTACCCCTACCTCTTCTCCTCAAGCCTCAGCCAGCAGGGTTTGCTTCTGGATGGTCCCCCAACTGGGGCAG CAGTGGAGAGCATCCCAGTGCTTGGGGCCCTCTGCTCCTCTTCATCCTTGAACAAAACCCTGGGAGACTTGGCCAAAGAGCTCACCAAACTCAACCTGCGGCGCTGGGCCAGCTTCTTGGATGCTGGAGTGGAACAGGATGACCTAGAGGAGGTGCTGCAGGAGCTGTGCAGTCTGGCCCAGTGCTACCAGGGTGGTGACAGCCTCATGGGCTAA
- the MSTO1 gene encoding protein misato homolog 1 isoform X1: protein MAGGAREVLTLQLGHFAGFVGAHWWNQQDAALYRPTDAKEPPGELCPDVLYRTGRTLHGQETYTPRLILMDLKGSLSSLKQEGGLYRDKHLDAAIAWQGKLTTHKEELYPKNPYLQDFLSAEGVLNSDGIWKVKSIPNGKGEASPDTAGWGTGQSRNMEKEGSIRVWSDFLRVHLHPRSICMIQKYNHDGEAGRLEAFGQGESILKEPRYLEELEDRLHFYVEECDYLQGFQILCDLHNGFSGVGAKATELLKDEYSGRGIITWGLLPGPYSLGEPQKDIYRLLNTAFGLVHLSAHSSLVCPLSLGGSLGLRPEPPVHFPHLRYDATLPFHCSAILATALDTVTVPYRLRSSPVPMVHLADMLNFSGKKVVTAGATIPFPLVPNQSLPDTLVQLGGVTPWTPLSACGDPSGIRCFAQSVVLRGLDKACHTRWFWLCSGSQLTPGTPLPSPLHACTTGEEVLAQYLQQQQPSVRSSSHLLRTPCKVVPPYPYLFSSSLSQQGLLLDGPPTGAAVESIPVLGALCSSSSLNKTLGDLAKELTKLNLRRWASFLDAGVEQDDLEEVLQELCSLAQCYQGGDSLMG, encoded by the exons ATGGCGGGCGGGGCCCGCGAGGTGCTCACGTTGCAGTTGGGACATTTTGCGGGTTTCGTGGGAGCGCACTGGTGGAACCAGCAG GATGCTGCGCTGTACCGACCGACGGATGCCAAGGAGCCGCCGGGGGAGCTGTGCCCCGACGTCCTGTACCGGACGGGCCGGACGCTGCACGGCCAGGAGACGTACACGCCGAGACTCATCCTCATGGATCTGAAGG GTAGTCTGAGCTCCCTGAAACAAGAAGGTGGACTCTACAGGGACAAACACCTGGATGCTGCAATAGCATG GCAGGGGAAACTCACCACACACAAAGAGGAACTCTATCCCAAGAACCCTTATCTCCAGGACTTTCTGAGTGCAGAG GGAGTGCTGAATAGTGATGGTATCTGGAAGGTCAAATCCATTCCCAATGGCAAAGGTGAGGCTTCTCCAGATACTGCAGGATGGGGAACTGGGCAGAGCAGGAACATGGAGAAAG AGGGCAGCATCCGAGTCTGGTCAGACTTCCTCAGAGTCCATCTTCATCCCCGGAGCATCTGTATGATTCAGAAGTACAACCATGATGG GGAGGCAGGTCGCCTGGAGGCTTTTGGCCAAGGGGAGAGCATCCTGAAGGAGCCCAGGTACCTGGAAGAGCTCGAGGACAGGCTGCACTTCTACGTGGAGGAGTGCGACTACCTGCAG GGCTTCCAGATCCTGTGTGACCTGCACAATGGCTTCTCTGGGGTAGGCGCTAAGGCCACAGAGCTGCTAAAAGACGAGTATTCAGGGCGGGGAATAATAACCTGGGGCCTTCTCCCTGGTCCCTACAGTCTCGGG GAGCCCCAGAAAGACATCTATCGTCTGTTAAACACAGCTTTCGGTCTGGTGCACCTGTCTGCTCACAGCTCTCTGGTCTGCCCCTTATCACTGGGTGGGAGCCTGGGGCTGCGACCTGAGCCACCTGTCCACTTTCCTCACCTGCGTTATGAT GCCACTCTGCCCTTCCACTGTAGTGCCATCCTGGCTACAGCCCTGGATACAGTTACTGTTCCTTACCGCCTACGGTCCTCACCAGTTCCCATGGTTCATCTGGCTGATATGCTGAACTTCTCTGGGAAAAAG GTGGTGACAGCAGGCGCAACCATCCCCTTCCCCTTGGTTCCAAACCAGTCCCTTCCTGATACCCTGGTGCAACTTGGAGGGGTCACCCCATGGACCCCACTGTCTGCATGTGGGGACCCTTCTGGAATACGCTGCTTTGCCCAATCAGTGGTGCTGAGGGGTCTAGACAAGGCATGCCACACCAG GTGGTTTTGGCTTTGTTCTGGCAGTCAGCTCACCCCAGGGACACCTCTGCCCTCCCCGCTCCACGCGTGTACCACTGGGGAAGAAGTCCTGGCCCAGTATCTACAACAGCAGCAGCCTAGCGTCAGGAG TTCTTCCCATCTGCTGCGGACTCCCTGCAAGGTGGTTCCTCCTTACCCCTACCTCTTCTCCTCAAGCCTCAGCCAGCAGGGTTTGCTTCTGGATGGTCCCCCAACTGGGGCAG CAGTGGAGAGCATCCCAGTGCTTGGGGCCCTCTGCTCCTCTTCATCCTTGAACAAAACCCTGGGAGACTTGGCCAAAGAGCTCACCAAACTCAACCTGCGGCGCTGGGCCAGCTTCTTGGATGCTGGAGTGGAACAGGATGACCTAGAGGAGGTGCTGCAGGAGCTGTGCAGTCTGGCCCAGTGCTACCAGGGTGGTGACAGCCTCATGGGCTAA
- the MSTO1 gene encoding protein misato homolog 1 isoform X7: MAGGAREVLTLQLGHFAGFVGAHWWNQQDAALYRPTDAKEPPGELCPDVLYRTGRTLHGQETYTPRLILMDLKGSLSSLKQEGGLYRDKHLDAAIAWQGKLTTHKEELYPKNPYLQDFLSAEGVLNSDGIWKVKSIPNGKGPPLLTTATTPKPLIPTEGSIRVWSDFLRVHLHPRSICMIQKYNHDGEAGRLEAFGQGESILKEPRYLEELEDRLHFYVEECDYLQGFQILCDLHNGFSGVGAKATELLKDEYSGRGIITWGLLPGPYSLGEPQKDIYRLLNTAFGLVHLSAHSSLVCPLSLGGSLGLRPEPPVHFPHLRYDATLPFHCSAILATALDTVTVPYRLRSSPVPMVHLADMLNFSGKKVVTAGATIPFPLVPNQSLPDTLVQLGGVTPWTPLSACGDPSGIRCFAQSVVLRGLDKACHTSQLTPGTPLPSPLHACTTGEEVLAQYLQQQQPSVRSSSHLLRTPCKVVPPYPYLFSSSLSQQGLLLDGPPTGAVESIPVLGALCSSSSLNKTLGDLAKELTKLNLRRWASFLDAGVEQDDLEEVLQELCSLAQCYQGGDSLMG; the protein is encoded by the exons ATGGCGGGCGGGGCCCGCGAGGTGCTCACGTTGCAGTTGGGACATTTTGCGGGTTTCGTGGGAGCGCACTGGTGGAACCAGCAG GATGCTGCGCTGTACCGACCGACGGATGCCAAGGAGCCGCCGGGGGAGCTGTGCCCCGACGTCCTGTACCGGACGGGCCGGACGCTGCACGGCCAGGAGACGTACACGCCGAGACTCATCCTCATGGATCTGAAGG GTAGTCTGAGCTCCCTGAAACAAGAAGGTGGACTCTACAGGGACAAACACCTGGATGCTGCAATAGCATG GCAGGGGAAACTCACCACACACAAAGAGGAACTCTATCCCAAGAACCCTTATCTCCAGGACTTTCTGAGTGCAGAG GGAGTGCTGAATAGTGATGGTATCTGGAAGGTCAAATCCATTCCCAATGGCAAAG GTCCCCCCCTACTCACCACTGCTACAACTCCAAAACCACTTATCCCCACAGAGGGCAGCATCCGAGTCTGGTCAGACTTCCTCAGAGTCCATCTTCATCCCCGGAGCATCTGTATGATTCAGAAGTACAACCATGATGG GGAGGCAGGTCGCCTGGAGGCTTTTGGCCAAGGGGAGAGCATCCTGAAGGAGCCCAGGTACCTGGAAGAGCTCGAGGACAGGCTGCACTTCTACGTGGAGGAGTGCGACTACCTGCAG GGCTTCCAGATCCTGTGTGACCTGCACAATGGCTTCTCTGGGGTAGGCGCTAAGGCCACAGAGCTGCTAAAAGACGAGTATTCAGGGCGGGGAATAATAACCTGGGGCCTTCTCCCTGGTCCCTACAGTCTCGGG GAGCCCCAGAAAGACATCTATCGTCTGTTAAACACAGCTTTCGGTCTGGTGCACCTGTCTGCTCACAGCTCTCTGGTCTGCCCCTTATCACTGGGTGGGAGCCTGGGGCTGCGACCTGAGCCACCTGTCCACTTTCCTCACCTGCGTTATGAT GCCACTCTGCCCTTCCACTGTAGTGCCATCCTGGCTACAGCCCTGGATACAGTTACTGTTCCTTACCGCCTACGGTCCTCACCAGTTCCCATGGTTCATCTGGCTGATATGCTGAACTTCTCTGGGAAAAAG GTGGTGACAGCAGGCGCAACCATCCCCTTCCCCTTGGTTCCAAACCAGTCCCTTCCTGATACCCTGGTGCAACTTGGAGGGGTCACCCCATGGACCCCACTGTCTGCATGTGGGGACCCTTCTGGAATACGCTGCTTTGCCCAATCAGTGGTGCTGAGGGGTCTAGACAAGGCATGCCACACCAG TCAGCTCACCCCAGGGACACCTCTGCCCTCCCCGCTCCACGCGTGTACCACTGGGGAAGAAGTCCTGGCCCAGTATCTACAACAGCAGCAGCCTAGCGTCAGGAG TTCTTCCCATCTGCTGCGGACTCCCTGCAAGGTGGTTCCTCCTTACCCCTACCTCTTCTCCTCAAGCCTCAGCCAGCAGGGTTTGCTTCTGGATGGTCCCCCAACTGGGGCAG TGGAGAGCATCCCAGTGCTTGGGGCCCTCTGCTCCTCTTCATCCTTGAACAAAACCCTGGGAGACTTGGCCAAAGAGCTCACCAAACTCAACCTGCGGCGCTGGGCCAGCTTCTTGGATGCTGGAGTGGAACAGGATGACCTAGAGGAGGTGCTGCAGGAGCTGTGCAGTCTGGCCCAGTGCTACCAGGGTGGTGACAGCCTCATGGGCTAA
- the MSTO1 gene encoding protein misato homolog 1 isoform X3: protein MAGGAREVLTLQLGHFAGFVGAHWWNQQDAALYRPTDAKEPPGELCPDVLYRTGRTLHGQETYTPRLILMDLKGSLSSLKQEGGLYRDKHLDAAIAWQGKLTTHKEELYPKNPYLQDFLSAEGVLNSDGIWKVKSIPNGKGPPLLTTATTPKPLIPTEGSIRVWSDFLRVHLHPRSICMIQKYNHDGEAGRLEAFGQGESILKEPRYLEELEDRLHFYVEECDYLQGFQILCDLHNGFSGVGAKATELLKDEYSGRGIITWGLLPGPYSLGEPQKDIYRLLNTAFGLVHLSAHSSLVCPLSLGGSLGLRPEPPVHFPHLRYDATLPFHCSAILATALDTVTVPYRLRSSPVPMVHLADMLNFSGKKVVTAGATIPFPLVPNQSLPDTLVQLGGVTPWTPLSACGDPSGIRCFAQSVVLRGLDKACHTRWFWLCSGSQLTPGTPLPSPLHACTTGEEVLAQYLQQQQPSVRSSSHLLRTPCKVVPPYPYLFSSSLSQQGLLLDGPPTGAAVESIPVLGALCSSSSLNKTLGDLAKELTKLNLRRWASFLDAGVEQDDLEEVLQELCSLAQCYQGGDSLMG, encoded by the exons ATGGCGGGCGGGGCCCGCGAGGTGCTCACGTTGCAGTTGGGACATTTTGCGGGTTTCGTGGGAGCGCACTGGTGGAACCAGCAG GATGCTGCGCTGTACCGACCGACGGATGCCAAGGAGCCGCCGGGGGAGCTGTGCCCCGACGTCCTGTACCGGACGGGCCGGACGCTGCACGGCCAGGAGACGTACACGCCGAGACTCATCCTCATGGATCTGAAGG GTAGTCTGAGCTCCCTGAAACAAGAAGGTGGACTCTACAGGGACAAACACCTGGATGCTGCAATAGCATG GCAGGGGAAACTCACCACACACAAAGAGGAACTCTATCCCAAGAACCCTTATCTCCAGGACTTTCTGAGTGCAGAG GGAGTGCTGAATAGTGATGGTATCTGGAAGGTCAAATCCATTCCCAATGGCAAAG GTCCCCCCCTACTCACCACTGCTACAACTCCAAAACCACTTATCCCCACAGAGGGCAGCATCCGAGTCTGGTCAGACTTCCTCAGAGTCCATCTTCATCCCCGGAGCATCTGTATGATTCAGAAGTACAACCATGATGG GGAGGCAGGTCGCCTGGAGGCTTTTGGCCAAGGGGAGAGCATCCTGAAGGAGCCCAGGTACCTGGAAGAGCTCGAGGACAGGCTGCACTTCTACGTGGAGGAGTGCGACTACCTGCAG GGCTTCCAGATCCTGTGTGACCTGCACAATGGCTTCTCTGGGGTAGGCGCTAAGGCCACAGAGCTGCTAAAAGACGAGTATTCAGGGCGGGGAATAATAACCTGGGGCCTTCTCCCTGGTCCCTACAGTCTCGGG GAGCCCCAGAAAGACATCTATCGTCTGTTAAACACAGCTTTCGGTCTGGTGCACCTGTCTGCTCACAGCTCTCTGGTCTGCCCCTTATCACTGGGTGGGAGCCTGGGGCTGCGACCTGAGCCACCTGTCCACTTTCCTCACCTGCGTTATGAT GCCACTCTGCCCTTCCACTGTAGTGCCATCCTGGCTACAGCCCTGGATACAGTTACTGTTCCTTACCGCCTACGGTCCTCACCAGTTCCCATGGTTCATCTGGCTGATATGCTGAACTTCTCTGGGAAAAAG GTGGTGACAGCAGGCGCAACCATCCCCTTCCCCTTGGTTCCAAACCAGTCCCTTCCTGATACCCTGGTGCAACTTGGAGGGGTCACCCCATGGACCCCACTGTCTGCATGTGGGGACCCTTCTGGAATACGCTGCTTTGCCCAATCAGTGGTGCTGAGGGGTCTAGACAAGGCATGCCACACCAG GTGGTTTTGGCTTTGTTCTGGCAGTCAGCTCACCCCAGGGACACCTCTGCCCTCCCCGCTCCACGCGTGTACCACTGGGGAAGAAGTCCTGGCCCAGTATCTACAACAGCAGCAGCCTAGCGTCAGGAG TTCTTCCCATCTGCTGCGGACTCCCTGCAAGGTGGTTCCTCCTTACCCCTACCTCTTCTCCTCAAGCCTCAGCCAGCAGGGTTTGCTTCTGGATGGTCCCCCAACTGGGGCAG CAGTGGAGAGCATCCCAGTGCTTGGGGCCCTCTGCTCCTCTTCATCCTTGAACAAAACCCTGGGAGACTTGGCCAAAGAGCTCACCAAACTCAACCTGCGGCGCTGGGCCAGCTTCTTGGATGCTGGAGTGGAACAGGATGACCTAGAGGAGGTGCTGCAGGAGCTGTGCAGTCTGGCCCAGTGCTACCAGGGTGGTGACAGCCTCATGGGCTAA
- the MSTO1 gene encoding protein misato homolog 1 isoform X5, giving the protein MAGGAREVLTLQLGHFAGFVGAHWWNQQDAALYRPTDAKEPPGELCPDVLYRTGRTLHGQETYTPRLILMDLKGSLSSLKQEGGLYRDKHLDAAIAWQGKLTTHKEELYPKNPYLQDFLSAEGVLNSDGIWKVKSIPNGKGEASPDTAGWGTGQSRNMEKEGSIRVWSDFLRVHLHPRSICMIQKYNHDGEAGRLEAFGQGESILKEPRYLEELEDRLHFYVEECDYLQGFQILCDLHNGFSGVGAKATELLKDEYSGRGIITWGLLPGPYSLGEPQKDIYRLLNTAFGLVHLSAHSSLVCPLSLGGSLGLRPEPPVHFPHLRYDATLPFHCSAILATALDTVTVPYRLRSSPVPMVHLADMLNFSGKKVVTAGATIPFPLVPNQSLPDTLVQLGGVTPWTPLSACGDPSGIRCFAQSVVLRGLDKACHTSQLTPGTPLPSPLHACTTGEEVLAQYLQQQQPSVRSSSHLLRTPCKVVPPYPYLFSSSLSQQGLLLDGPPTGAVESIPVLGALCSSSSLNKTLGDLAKELTKLNLRRWASFLDAGVEQDDLEEVLQELCSLAQCYQGGDSLMG; this is encoded by the exons ATGGCGGGCGGGGCCCGCGAGGTGCTCACGTTGCAGTTGGGACATTTTGCGGGTTTCGTGGGAGCGCACTGGTGGAACCAGCAG GATGCTGCGCTGTACCGACCGACGGATGCCAAGGAGCCGCCGGGGGAGCTGTGCCCCGACGTCCTGTACCGGACGGGCCGGACGCTGCACGGCCAGGAGACGTACACGCCGAGACTCATCCTCATGGATCTGAAGG GTAGTCTGAGCTCCCTGAAACAAGAAGGTGGACTCTACAGGGACAAACACCTGGATGCTGCAATAGCATG GCAGGGGAAACTCACCACACACAAAGAGGAACTCTATCCCAAGAACCCTTATCTCCAGGACTTTCTGAGTGCAGAG GGAGTGCTGAATAGTGATGGTATCTGGAAGGTCAAATCCATTCCCAATGGCAAAGGTGAGGCTTCTCCAGATACTGCAGGATGGGGAACTGGGCAGAGCAGGAACATGGAGAAAG AGGGCAGCATCCGAGTCTGGTCAGACTTCCTCAGAGTCCATCTTCATCCCCGGAGCATCTGTATGATTCAGAAGTACAACCATGATGG GGAGGCAGGTCGCCTGGAGGCTTTTGGCCAAGGGGAGAGCATCCTGAAGGAGCCCAGGTACCTGGAAGAGCTCGAGGACAGGCTGCACTTCTACGTGGAGGAGTGCGACTACCTGCAG GGCTTCCAGATCCTGTGTGACCTGCACAATGGCTTCTCTGGGGTAGGCGCTAAGGCCACAGAGCTGCTAAAAGACGAGTATTCAGGGCGGGGAATAATAACCTGGGGCCTTCTCCCTGGTCCCTACAGTCTCGGG GAGCCCCAGAAAGACATCTATCGTCTGTTAAACACAGCTTTCGGTCTGGTGCACCTGTCTGCTCACAGCTCTCTGGTCTGCCCCTTATCACTGGGTGGGAGCCTGGGGCTGCGACCTGAGCCACCTGTCCACTTTCCTCACCTGCGTTATGAT GCCACTCTGCCCTTCCACTGTAGTGCCATCCTGGCTACAGCCCTGGATACAGTTACTGTTCCTTACCGCCTACGGTCCTCACCAGTTCCCATGGTTCATCTGGCTGATATGCTGAACTTCTCTGGGAAAAAG GTGGTGACAGCAGGCGCAACCATCCCCTTCCCCTTGGTTCCAAACCAGTCCCTTCCTGATACCCTGGTGCAACTTGGAGGGGTCACCCCATGGACCCCACTGTCTGCATGTGGGGACCCTTCTGGAATACGCTGCTTTGCCCAATCAGTGGTGCTGAGGGGTCTAGACAAGGCATGCCACACCAG TCAGCTCACCCCAGGGACACCTCTGCCCTCCCCGCTCCACGCGTGTACCACTGGGGAAGAAGTCCTGGCCCAGTATCTACAACAGCAGCAGCCTAGCGTCAGGAG TTCTTCCCATCTGCTGCGGACTCCCTGCAAGGTGGTTCCTCCTTACCCCTACCTCTTCTCCTCAAGCCTCAGCCAGCAGGGTTTGCTTCTGGATGGTCCCCCAACTGGGGCAG TGGAGAGCATCCCAGTGCTTGGGGCCCTCTGCTCCTCTTCATCCTTGAACAAAACCCTGGGAGACTTGGCCAAAGAGCTCACCAAACTCAACCTGCGGCGCTGGGCCAGCTTCTTGGATGCTGGAGTGGAACAGGATGACCTAGAGGAGGTGCTGCAGGAGCTGTGCAGTCTGGCCCAGTGCTACCAGGGTGGTGACAGCCTCATGGGCTAA
- the MSTO1 gene encoding protein misato homolog 1 isoform X2, translating to MAGGAREVLTLQLGHFAGFVGAHWWNQQDAALYRPTDAKEPPGELCPDVLYRTGRTLHGQETYTPRLILMDLKGSLSSLKQEGGLYRDKHLDAAIAWQGKLTTHKEELYPKNPYLQDFLSAEGVLNSDGIWKVKSIPNGKGEASPDTAGWGTGQSRNMEKEGSIRVWSDFLRVHLHPRSICMIQKYNHDGEAGRLEAFGQGESILKEPRYLEELEDRLHFYVEECDYLQGFQILCDLHNGFSGVGAKATELLKDEYSGRGIITWGLLPGPYSLGEPQKDIYRLLNTAFGLVHLSAHSSLVCPLSLGGSLGLRPEPPVHFPHLRYDATLPFHCSAILATALDTVTVPYRLRSSPVPMVHLADMLNFSGKKVVTAGATIPFPLVPNQSLPDTLVQLGGVTPWTPLSACGDPSGIRCFAQSVVLRGLDKACHTRWFWLCSGSQLTPGTPLPSPLHACTTGEEVLAQYLQQQQPSVRSSSHLLRTPCKVVPPYPYLFSSSLSQQGLLLDGPPTGAVESIPVLGALCSSSSLNKTLGDLAKELTKLNLRRWASFLDAGVEQDDLEEVLQELCSLAQCYQGGDSLMG from the exons ATGGCGGGCGGGGCCCGCGAGGTGCTCACGTTGCAGTTGGGACATTTTGCGGGTTTCGTGGGAGCGCACTGGTGGAACCAGCAG GATGCTGCGCTGTACCGACCGACGGATGCCAAGGAGCCGCCGGGGGAGCTGTGCCCCGACGTCCTGTACCGGACGGGCCGGACGCTGCACGGCCAGGAGACGTACACGCCGAGACTCATCCTCATGGATCTGAAGG GTAGTCTGAGCTCCCTGAAACAAGAAGGTGGACTCTACAGGGACAAACACCTGGATGCTGCAATAGCATG GCAGGGGAAACTCACCACACACAAAGAGGAACTCTATCCCAAGAACCCTTATCTCCAGGACTTTCTGAGTGCAGAG GGAGTGCTGAATAGTGATGGTATCTGGAAGGTCAAATCCATTCCCAATGGCAAAGGTGAGGCTTCTCCAGATACTGCAGGATGGGGAACTGGGCAGAGCAGGAACATGGAGAAAG AGGGCAGCATCCGAGTCTGGTCAGACTTCCTCAGAGTCCATCTTCATCCCCGGAGCATCTGTATGATTCAGAAGTACAACCATGATGG GGAGGCAGGTCGCCTGGAGGCTTTTGGCCAAGGGGAGAGCATCCTGAAGGAGCCCAGGTACCTGGAAGAGCTCGAGGACAGGCTGCACTTCTACGTGGAGGAGTGCGACTACCTGCAG GGCTTCCAGATCCTGTGTGACCTGCACAATGGCTTCTCTGGGGTAGGCGCTAAGGCCACAGAGCTGCTAAAAGACGAGTATTCAGGGCGGGGAATAATAACCTGGGGCCTTCTCCCTGGTCCCTACAGTCTCGGG GAGCCCCAGAAAGACATCTATCGTCTGTTAAACACAGCTTTCGGTCTGGTGCACCTGTCTGCTCACAGCTCTCTGGTCTGCCCCTTATCACTGGGTGGGAGCCTGGGGCTGCGACCTGAGCCACCTGTCCACTTTCCTCACCTGCGTTATGAT GCCACTCTGCCCTTCCACTGTAGTGCCATCCTGGCTACAGCCCTGGATACAGTTACTGTTCCTTACCGCCTACGGTCCTCACCAGTTCCCATGGTTCATCTGGCTGATATGCTGAACTTCTCTGGGAAAAAG GTGGTGACAGCAGGCGCAACCATCCCCTTCCCCTTGGTTCCAAACCAGTCCCTTCCTGATACCCTGGTGCAACTTGGAGGGGTCACCCCATGGACCCCACTGTCTGCATGTGGGGACCCTTCTGGAATACGCTGCTTTGCCCAATCAGTGGTGCTGAGGGGTCTAGACAAGGCATGCCACACCAG GTGGTTTTGGCTTTGTTCTGGCAGTCAGCTCACCCCAGGGACACCTCTGCCCTCCCCGCTCCACGCGTGTACCACTGGGGAAGAAGTCCTGGCCCAGTATCTACAACAGCAGCAGCCTAGCGTCAGGAG TTCTTCCCATCTGCTGCGGACTCCCTGCAAGGTGGTTCCTCCTTACCCCTACCTCTTCTCCTCAAGCCTCAGCCAGCAGGGTTTGCTTCTGGATGGTCCCCCAACTGGGGCAG TGGAGAGCATCCCAGTGCTTGGGGCCCTCTGCTCCTCTTCATCCTTGAACAAAACCCTGGGAGACTTGGCCAAAGAGCTCACCAAACTCAACCTGCGGCGCTGGGCCAGCTTCTTGGATGCTGGAGTGGAACAGGATGACCTAGAGGAGGTGCTGCAGGAGCTGTGCAGTCTGGCCCAGTGCTACCAGGGTGGTGACAGCCTCATGGGCTAA